The sequence ATTTCTCGCGTTAGGATTCGATCCGAGCTGACCACCGCACCAATTGATAGAGTTTAGATACAGATTCTCTGACAATCACTCTCTACACTCAATCCCAAACACAAACAATGATTTATTGAATTTAAAAGAACATAATACAACTTTGAATCACAACGGATTGAGATCCGTCGGCTTAACCCCAGCAAAATCTTCTCAAGAACACTGGCGTAACCCAGCTGCTCTCATTCCTTCCAAATCTCTCGACTCAGTCCAAATCAAAGCTATCCCCCTCCTTAAACGACGACCTTGTGCTTTTTTATACTTGATTCTTGTTCAACAGCAAAGTCTCTGAACCAAGTAGAGTATCTCCTCAAATGCCAGCTCAGCATATGAAAACTCGTTTTAGTCCTTTTATCTCCTCACAGTACTAAAGCTATAAAAGCTTATCAGTATTCACATTTTCATTAATGGCTTTTAAGTCTTTAGCTtcttagagcaccattaacgCAGTAGCTTAGGAGAGTGCTTAGTGATTttcggatttaaaaaaaaaaagaaaataatgtattaagGGAAGCTACGGTGCTTAATTAAGCTGCACAAGCGACGGTGCTTAATTATGCCTTTTTCTCTccgaatctctctctctctcgacaaTCTCTCTCTTGACGGACAACACCATTCAAACAAGGTGGCTTTGCAGCTTGTTGCCGTCGCATGTCCAGGTTCGTTGAACTTATTCAATTCCATAAACCTCgattccttctccttctcctacCCAACCAAACCCTCTCATCATTCGTCTTCAGATCAGCCATAGAGGATGAGGTAATCgttcttattttcttttatacagCTCTTTTTCTGCCAGAGATTGTAAATGAGaacttggaaaaaaaaatcaaaactttggtTCTGAATATTCGACCTCGGTTCAAGATCTGATGCTTTATATGTTAATCGATTCTCATGAAAGTTAGCTTATTGGTTTTGCTGCTTGCATGTGGTGTGTTCAATATGGTAGAGTTAGATTAGGAATCAAAAGGCAAAACAGAGATGGAATCTTTGAATCGTAGAGACGTTTTTGTATAGACATTGGAATCGCAAGGGAATAAAAGATGATGCTTTGAATTCGAAGTGTATCTCTGTTTCGAAATGGTACAGTTGGATTAGGAATAAAAGATGATGCTTTGATGTGAGATTACCTCCTACCACATCGAGAAGTATGGTTGTTTAATCTTTTGCTTAAGATTCATAAGAATGTATCTAAATGTTGGGATGATCTTTctctgtgaaaaaaaaaaaaaaaacttgaagaaaTCAAGTTATCAACGAGAGGGAGGCGACATTGTTGCTAAATAAAGTAAGGGAAGGTGTATGAATCACTTGTTTCCTGTCTCTGAAGAAGCTTGTGTTTGTGTTTCCTGTCTTCGTTTATGATGAATCTAAATGCTTATGTTTGTGTTTCAGGTCAGAGTGGAGCATTGGGAGTGCAAGAATCACAGACTAGCGTTTGATCTCTCTAGTCTTCTCGATGTGGGACTGAACCGTTTGATGTAGTGTTGTGTCATATTGTGTTGTGGTAAAAGCCCAAGattaatctttttgtttttgttcctcGTTAAGTGCTCAAGGTGACATGTTCTTTTAACCGTTTTGGCCCTTGATGCCTCTGTAACTCCTTTACTAAATAGTGTGTTTGCTGAAACTTGATCTCTTTTACTTTAAATGGCTTATACTTTTTTTACTCGTATGTCTTTTACTTATGTTCATGGGACTTATGTAATagggaaaacttgatttagcTTTGGAGATTTAGAAATGAAAGATGATAGAATCTAAAGTTCAGtttgttggttttgttttccaagattagTCCTCCTTGCAAACATTCGATTCTTGTGAAACAATgtttaatatttcattttattaagcACCCCAAAATAAGCACCTTGCATTGGAGGtgcaaaatataaaagtttctTAATCAAATGCTTAACACATATTTAATCCTAAAAAAATGATTAAGCACCCCATTAGGGGTGCTATGGATAATGTTGCTCTTAAGTGGCATGACTGGTGCATGTTGCTcttttgcttgtttgattctcACTTGATAGAGGGTTTAATTACTCGGTTCATGGTCGCATTTACAAGACGGAGTTCTTTAGTTTGGTCAAAGTTAAGCCTCACGATTAAATATAAGGATTTTGAGTCGATTTAGCATCATTTAGAATCAGCAGGAAAAAAATTCTGGAGTATGCGACCCCCTTAAAGATCATGTTCTAGAAGACATAAAACCAATAGTACATGAAATTAAAAACCTGGTCTGAGGATACCACAAGTCAACTAGAATGAACATTAACAGCGAAAAACACATAGCAAGAGAGAACCAAGCTAGCAAGAAAGCCACAGATCattgtactatatatatatatatatatatatattaacaagcATCTGGTGCATACAGTACCGTGCGAAGGTTATTATGggcaaaaataatttattttatatcaaatatgcgtattaattttttttaatacaaaccagaaaataaattattttcttatcttatattttaaaattacttttaagaaaaattaattttatgaaaattaatggcaaaagttatattttggttacaactgaaaattgtatatacaaactcaaattatgtagaaaaatgttttcaacattcaaaataaaaaatatacaatgaAATTAATATTCACAACAACTAAGCAGAAATGGTCATATTATTGAATAGTATTAAGAgataattatagtttttatcATATTATCATATATTGATTATATGATTTATGAATATGGAAGCCCCAAAATGTACTAATGTGAGAGGGGACCTGGAGCTAATGCCCCAAAATTGATAAGGTGAGCACGGCTCTGGGTGCATACCATTGAAATTTTCTGTGATCTTGTTAGAtgttctatttttgtgataGTTTGTTATAAATAACCATTTTGTTGAGAAAGATTTGTAATTCGTTTCCCTTACCTTTGCCTGGTCAAAGTACAGAAACGCAACTATAtattaaagaaatatattacataaacaAGCTTGAATATTTAGTaagggttattggttgttgtattttaatagatttgaaaatctgaactaaatctagtgttattggttctgtgattttcaaatctatattaaaatcagatgttattggtttaatgattcataaattctatatcaaatcaagtgttattcaatcgtacggatttactaatatatttgattttataatggatttgaatgaatttatttggattttttagttaaaattacaaagactcaaatccgagggaaaacctccggatttgcatattttacttggatttataaatactatatggatttttaaatccatcaaaatatataaaccaataacacctcagTGTCATACATGAAGTAAGTCGATTGCATAGAATAATGCTGGACATTCGAGTTTACGGTTCGGGTCTTTATTCGGTTTTTGGGTTATTGGGTTAATCGGGTTGGCATGTTTAGAAACCGTTTAGGAACCGAACAgttttcggatcggttcggttcgggaaAATGTCGGATTCAGGTCGggtttctacttttttttataaaactagaAGTGGAACTGAATTATAAATAATTCGGATTTGGTTCGGGTTTAAAACCCgcaaaccaaaaacccgaaaaccTGAGTTAAACactaaaaactgaaaaatatttGAGTAATTCTGGTAGTTCggttttttgaatattttttatttataaattatattatatatataataaaactaaaaataattaacatttttaatatattcaaaatattcggATACCCGTTAAGTTCAGTTATGTTCCAGTTCAGTTTCAGGTTTCGGATTTAGATATATAGGAATCGTTTAAGTTTTTGTAATTTCGGTCCGGTTTTGGTTTCGCTTTTTTCTGTTCTGTTTGggttcgggttttggatttcacATAATATGCGTAGGAGTAGCGTAGAACATGTTTGAATTGGCTTTATTGATTATACTTGAATGTCACAATATATTAAagtagggctgggcaaataaaccgaacccgtaaacccgaaccgaatccgatccgataaaatGAATCCggaccgatccgaacccgacgtaaATACCAAATGGGtcttgttttgtggtatttcgggttatgggtattatccgaaccgaacccgaatataaatggatatccgatagaacccgaaacattcaaaacctcgaaaagatcttgtaccaaacatgatctcaattcctaatatgtatccaaaatacactaagaaatattgaacatctaaaatacttatctattacatgaatgTTGGTGGTTCTAGTatatgaaggttgatggttaaagatggccgttgaatcttgaagtatttagattttgattttgttttcgttaaaaaatgtttctcatttcatgagaacttggttttcgttttatgcttttatttatttgattttgaatgatcacggttgatgttccttattttttaatcgattttacttaagttttggttacaaaataggtacaaatcaggtattttaaaactgaagaaccgattttattgatgttttggttataaaataggtaaaaatcagGTACTTAAACTGAAAAACCGATTggtacccgaacccgaaagtatattgggttgtaccggttctttgaagattcactaaccccgacccgaacccgatagaacccggaccggtcccgaaccgaactttcatataatccgaatggggctgattttgatgaacccgaaaaaccgaaacccgattggataaaaccgaaactcgattgggaccccgaatgcccggGCCTAATTATTAAAGACAAGACATCCGTTGAAATTTGCTTAAATATTAAATACCCGTATACATTAAAGAAAGAAATTACAAGCTGTAGACTTTAGAAATGAATTAATCCTAAAGAAGAAATATAACGTGCATAAGATTCTGTTTTCAGCTTTTGACCTTGTGTTGCTTTTAAGTTTTAAGATcaagaaaatatcaaaacaagAAAAGTCTCAGGTCTCCAATGGCAGAGCCACAACCATACCAACGTCCTCCTCAGGTGTTCATCAGTTTCCACGGAGATGAATTGCGTGACAACTTCATCAGATATCTTGTGTGGGGACTGAGAGACGAAAGACTCAACCTTTTCATTGACAGAGGAGAAGCAAATAGGAGAGAGATACGAAACGTTTTCACAAAGATCGAGGATTCAAACATCGCGGTCGTCATCTTCTCCAAGAGGTATACAGAGTCAGAGATGTGCTTGAACGAGCTTCAAAAGATTCACGAACACTCTGAACAAAACAGACTCTTGGTGATTCCTGTGTTCTACGATGTGAGCAAGAGGGACGTGAAGAGCCTCGAGGGTGAATTCGGCAATCATTTCAAGGAAATGAGggagaaatataaaaatgaccCTCTTAGGATCCTGACTTGGGAGGATTCCTTGAGTTCAATAGCTGACACAACCGGTTTGACCTCAGAAGAACACGGGTAATGAATTTCTTGATGAATTTATATaacaattgtttttgtttttttttgtaacactgatATAACAATATCTAATCCATCACTTGCACACATTATCAATCAGTTCTCATTAATTActtatcaaaacaaaaacagtaCTCATCCATGCTTGTTAGGTCTAATCGAACAGTTGTTATCCATGCTTGCAGAACGGGATTAGGTCTTGTCAGAGAAATAGTTAGCACGGTTAAAAGCAAGCTACTAAACTCCgctggaggaagaagaagacgaagtaTGTCGATCGGACTAGTGTTTGTTTTGGCTTCAACTGCGGTTTTCCTCTTTATTATCTTCATAGCGCGTAATTTTTGCGCTGATGTGAGAATTTACAAGGCTGTTAAGTGTTTGCTAGGTGTTCCGGTTTTGGTTGGTGTCTTGCACCAGCTTTATTGTCTATCAACACATAACAGATAAATAGATAATATCTCTTGATCGATCACCAACTCTAATTAGTCAAATGGCTTCACGCTGTTTTTGTTGTACATCTGTTTAGTTGTATTTAGTATTTACAATCTCAAAGAACAAAATGTTTCCTTTATTACGCTGCTTCTGTCTGTGAGCTTATAATTTTCTGGTTCTGAATATATATATGGTGTCTTTAGTTGAGATGAAAAATATGGAAAAGGCTATttcagtgtatatatatatttatatattagtttattatttaaaaatttattgtaatGTAATGTAATGCGTATATTGTTTTGTATTACCATTTGAATTTCacttttgtataatatttttttctaaaatatataaaagtaacCTATTTTCATATGTTAGTTGCTTTTTCTATCTAGTTATCCAACCATCCCATATTTGAGTATTAGAATAGTTAATTGATGTCAAGAGAAAGACAACGTAGACCTCATAATAAAACTTATACATAAATTAGAGTTATATTGCGATTTGACTGTGGAAGATTTACCACCCGTGATAGActctgaatttaaaaaaaaacccacCAATCCACCATGAGATGTTCATTCAACCACCCGTGAGATCTAGAAGTAGAGAAGAGTGATGTAGTTTCTCTTGTCGTTCCTAAATATTAAACAAACACTGAGAAACGCGTTCTTTATTTAGAAACAAAAACCCTGAGAAACGCGTAGAGACGTTGACCCTGAATATAAGATTAATCTCTAATTATGTCTCAACAGCTATATCATCTTTTGTCTCTCAGACGACTAACAGATCATTCCAATGGGTGTAAAGGCCAAGTCCAAAGTACATGTGCGTCCCCCTCAGGTGTTCATCAACTTCCGTGGCGATGAGCTCAGAGAAAACTTTGTGAATCAACTCGTAAGGGCCTTAAGAAAGGGTGAGATCAATGTCTTTATAGACGTCCATGAGTTGAAGGGGAGAACACTAAAAACTCTCTTCACAAGGATCCAGTGTAAGATCATTTGGTGGGGTCACATATGTTAAGGAATAAATGTGATAGAGCCATTAATCAATTAGTCTATTTAAGTGGTTACTATTGTGAATAAGGTAAAAGTTTGGGCATAATtgttatgaaatatttatatgtggATACCTTAAGTAATTTCTAGTTTAATGAATGACTGAACTAGAAATTAATTCTCTATATAAAGAGGGTTATAGTCCCCAAAGTAACCCTAGCCGAAAATACAGAATCTCTCTATATCCCATCAATAGAGAACTAAAGTCAAATAGGGTTTGATTTGGAAGATCCATTCCCTAATTTCAGATCCTAAAAACGATGGATACAGGTACGCTTCCGCTTAAGTATATTCAATCAGAGTATCATATGGTTAAAGGATTCATTATTGATGAATCATTGTTGAATTAatccaacaattggtatcagagcaccatattgattttttgtttgGATCTAAAAGAAATTCGaatttatttaaagtttataatataaattcgGATTTTATTATTGTGTGAAAAATTTAGATTATTGAATATGTTTTTTCACTAAGTTTTAAGATAGATAAAGTATTATGGGATATGTGTTAGATCTGAATTTTTTGGGTATGTTTGGATCCAGATCtttggttgtttttttttttactcaacaACTACTTCATATTGGCCAATTCAATGTCATACAAAAAGCTTATCAGCCTCCACACAAGAACCTAACCAACTAGGCACGATAGAATACAACTTAGGGACCATGGACGTAAATGTAGTAGTCTCCTTCGCTATCCTATCTGCAACTTTGTTACCCCTCCTGTTATAGTACCTCACTTCAGAACCTGCTGACTTCGAAAGTAGGATGCTAATCTCTTGGATGATAGGCTTCATTCTTGGCCATATCTCCTCCACACCATGTATCATCTTCACTAACACTTGAGAGTCTGTTTCAAATATGACATCCCTGTATCCAAAGCCGATCAATGAAGATACTGCCCATCTCAGAGCTTCAGCCTCTGATTCTAGCGCTGATCCTACTTCCAGAAGTTTCTTTGCCCATGCCCATAACATTCTACCCTCATGATCACGTAAAATCCATCCCCCACCTCCTGCTCCATCTTCCTGTTTCCATGAACCATCAGTGTTACATTTTAGGCGTGAGCTTGGGGGAGGATCCCAACGTACAATTTGCTCTTCTGTTATGGGGTTTTTCACCACCACGTTTTCAACCTTCACTCGACTATTCCATTCCTGTGCGTCATCCCGTGCCTTCGCTATCGTGGCTACCGCTTGATAATCCTTACTCCTAAATAAAAGCTCATTTCTGTTCTTCCAGATTCTCCACAGTAGCCATGGAACTAAACCCTCTTCCATAACCTCCATTGGATACtctttttttagatttaagATCCAATGTAGGTTGGAAAAGAATGAGTCGCTCCATTTACCTGCCGGCGGGATATGAACGTTAGCTTCGGCCTAGACCAGACGTGCGAAGTTGCACTGGAATAGTAGATGGTTGACGCTCTCGGCCACCCCGTCACATCTGCAACATTCTTTATTCTTTCCTATGTGTCTATGCACCATGTTCTCGGCCACCGAGAGAGCATTATTTAGGCATCGCCATAGGAAGTGCTTGATCTTCGGGCTTGTTTCCAGATTTCACACCTGTTGATAGATTGCATCCAGACTGGGTTGGATCACTGCTTGTTTCTCCTCCGCCCCTACTATTATATTTGACTGCACCCAATAAGCTGACTTCACTGCTTGATCTTTGGTTGTTATCTAGTGGAAAACATTTAAATTCAgatctaaataaaatttatggaTTTAGTTCTGGAAAATATTGTTCATAAGGTTATAGCTTCCTGAGAATTTTGTTGAAAATTTTCGGAATTTTTGGAGGAAcaattttttccagatctgttctcAGATccgtttttggggttttggcggCTGAGAAAACCTGTTTAAGATTATCCCGAAAACACTAGAGATTGCCTACACTTTGTCGAGCAATTGTGCACTGAAACATTATGTGATGAATGGTTTATATGACATTGTGGAACTACTCATGAATTCATCAGTCCTTTTCTTGATGATTCTCATTTGACCAACCAAGATATAGTCTTGAAAATGTACCTTGGTAACTTTCTTTTCAGATTTTGCTTTTCTTTTCAGATCTTGCTCATTTTCATTCTCTTTGGATAATCATTTTTATGGTTCAAACTAGACCTAGGAAAAAAAACGGAACCAAAGAATCGAACCGAAACTCTCGAATACTCTAATGgttcatatatttctatatcAGAAATAACCGTACGGAATCTGAACCGAACCTGAACCGAACGGGTATCcaaatgtataaaaatagtaataacatatccgaaaatatttgaagaaaactaaattattgtaaagtatccaaactacaCAAAAGTATCTGAAAGTATCCAGAtagttttatccaaaatatctaAAGTAATCTGAAAACCAAATGAGAATCGTAATCCCGTTCCTAATTTACTATatgaaccgaatccgaaccaaaaGTAGATTAGGTAGTAAATGGATTCTCTAACCTCCTATTCAAACTATCCGCTAGCTGAAAtactcgaaccgaaccgaaatgaTACCGGATACTCGAAATGCCCGGACCTAGTTCAAACTGTTACAAAAGACCCGGTCATCCATGACGTATAAACCGTTCTAAAAAGTCGTCACGCTTTTTCTAGAACTGAGTTAACACGGTACGCGTGACAAAAGCAGCTGAGTTAACAACTCGGTTGGGGCGTGACAAAAGCAATGACTAACGAAAGGCAAAAGTCATTTTCTCCTTCCTTCCTTATCGCCACAAAAAGTCATCGTTCAAAAAGAGCGACTTTCACTCTCTATCTTTGTTGGATCTTGTCTTCAAACACACACCATCATCAGGTTTTCTCCAACCTCTCCTCTCCGATCTTGTTAGCAAATAATCAATCTTTTAATTGTGTTATAGGTTCGATTTGATATATAATCATGTGACGTTTCTTGAAAACTTAAAAAAGGAATCATCTTTTAATTGTGCAAAGCACAGATATGGCCAGGTCTGGGGTAGATGAGACATCAGAATCAGGAGCTTTTGTAAGAACAGCGTCTACATTCCGCAGCTTTGTCTCACAAGATCCTGCTTCCCAGTTCCCACCTGAATCCGGAAGATACCATCTTTACATTTCCTACGCTTGTCCATGGGCTTGTAGATGTCTCTCTTTCTTGATGCTCAAAGGTCTTGACCAAGCTATCACCTTCTCGGTCAGTACTAATCACCCTTTTTCTTTCGCTTTATTGAATATACTTTTCCCTAAAaagcattgttttttttttattttaattttggtttagtcGTGCCACACAATTTGGGGAAGAACTAAAGAAACTGATGACCATAGAGGATGGGTTTTCCCTGATTCGAACTCTGAGCTCCCTGGAGCTGAGCCTGATTATCTTAATGGTGCTAAGACTGTTAGAGAGCTCTATGAGATTGCTAGCCCCAACTATGTGGGAAAGTACACTGTTCCCGTAAGTTTGTTGAATTCTCTCTTGTTATGTTTCTTGAAAATCTTAAaagtctctgttttttttttttgtttcagattcTGTGGGATAAGAAGCTTAAGACTGTGGTTAACAATGAGAGTTCAGAGATAATCAGGATGCTCAACACTGAGTTCAACGGTGTTGCGAAAAATCCGTCACTAGATCTTTACCCTTCTCATCTTAAAGAAGCAATTGATGAGACTAATGAATGGGTTTTCAACGGGATAAACAACGGTGTTTATAGATGTGGGTTTGCTAGGAAACAAGAACCCTACGATGAGGTATAAAAtccttaaatttttattttaagtagaaaaaaaaaacagaacagcTAATATAATAGATGTtggtctttttttcttttttctttctgcaGGCAGTGAACCAAGTGTTTGAAGCAGTAGATAGATGTGAGGCAGTACTCGGAAAACAACGATACATCTGTGGGAACACTTTCACCGAGGCAGATGTTCGATTATTCGTCACCCTCATAAGATTTGATGAGGTATTTTTGAATcttcttgtttgttttttccTATCACATAAATCCATTCAGATTCTTGACGTTATCCTTTTGTTGTGTTGCAGGTTTACGCGGTTCACTTCAAATGCAACAAGagactcttaagagagtatccGAATATCTTCAACTACAT is a genomic window of Brassica napus cultivar Da-Ae chromosome A2, Da-Ae, whole genome shotgun sequence containing:
- the LOC106402294 gene encoding glutathionyl-hydroquinone reductase YqjG, whose protein sequence is MARSGVDETSESGAFVRTASTFRSFVSQDPASQFPPESGRYHLYISYACPWACRCLSFLMLKGLDQAITFSSCHTIWGRTKETDDHRGWVFPDSNSELPGAEPDYLNGAKTVRELYEIASPNYVGKYTVPILWDKKLKTVVNNESSEIIRMLNTEFNGVAKNPSLDLYPSHLKEAIDETNEWVFNGINNGVYRCGFARKQEPYDEAVNQVFEAVDRCEAVLGKQRYICGNTFTEADVRLFVTLIRFDEVYAVHFKCNKRLLREYPNIFNYIKDVYQINGMSSTVKMDHIKQHYYGSHPTLNPFGIIPHGPNIDYSSLHDRDRFSS
- the LOC106398615 gene encoding uncharacterized protein LOC106398615, which produces MEVMEEGLVPWLLWRIWKNRNELLFRSKDYQAVATIAKARDDAQEWNSRVKVENVVVKNPITEEQIVRWDPPPSSRLKCNTDGSWKQEDGAGGGGWILRDHEGRMLWAWAKKLLEVGSALESEAEALRWAVSSLIGFGYRDVIFETDSQVLVKMIHGVEEIWPRMKPIIQEISILLSKSAGSEVRYYNRRGNKVADRIAKETTTFTSMVPKLYSIVPSWLGSCVEADKLFV
- the LOC125588332 gene encoding TIR domain-containing protein-like, which produces MAEPQPYQRPPQVFISFHGDELRDNFIRYLVWGLRDERLNLFIDRGEANRREIRNVFTKIEDSNIAVVIFSKRYTESEMCLNELQKIHEHSEQNRLLVIPVFYDVSKRDVKSLEGEFGNHFKEMREKYKNDPLRILTWEDSLSSIADTTGLTSEEHGTGLGLVREIVSTVKSKLLNSAGGRRRRSMSIGLVFVLASTAVFLFIIFIARNFCADVRIYKAVKCLLGVPVLVGVLHQLYCLSTHNR